A window of the Lactobacillus amylovorus DSM 20531 genome harbors these coding sequences:
- a CDS encoding beta-galactosidase: MTKTLSRFLYGGDYNPDQWTEETWPEDIKVFKKADLNSATINIFSWAVLEPREGVYDFSKLDKIVQELSDANFDIVMGTATAAMPAWMFKKYPDIARVDYQGRRHVFGQRHNFCPNSKNYQRLDSELVEKLAQHYADNPHIVVWHVNNEYGGNCYCGNCQNSFRDWLRNKYKTLGALNKAWNMNVWSHTIYDWDEIVVPNELGDAWGPEGSETIVAGLSIDYLRFQSESLQNLFKMEKAIIQKYDPETPVTTNFHSLPNKMIDYQKWAKDQDIISYDSYPTYDAPTYKPAFLYDLMRSLKHQPFMLMESAPSQVNWQPYSPLKRPGQMAATELQAVAHGADTVQFFQLKQAVGGSEKFHSAVIAHSQRTDTRVFRELTDLGQKLKKAGPTILGSKTEAKVAIVFDWSNFWSYEYVDGITQDLNYVDSILDYYRQFYERNIPTDIIGVDDDFSNYDLVVAPVLYMVKAGLAEKINSYVEKGGHFVTTYMSGMVDSTDNVYLGGYPGPLKDVTGIWVEESDAMVPGQKVRVKMDDKEYETSLMCDLIHPNKAKVLASYADEFYAGTAAITENDYGKGKAWYVGTKLGHQGLTQLFNHIVLETGVESLVCDSHKLEVTKRVTADGKELYFVLNMSNEERELPNKFADYEDILTGEKAKSSMKGWDVQVLTK, from the coding sequence ATGACAAAAACATTATCACGTTTTCTTTATGGTGGAGACTACAATCCCGATCAATGGACAGAAGAAACATGGCCTGAAGACATTAAGGTCTTTAAAAAGGCAGATTTAAATTCAGCTACAATTAATATTTTCTCTTGGGCAGTTCTTGAACCTAGAGAAGGAGTCTATGACTTTTCTAAATTAGACAAGATCGTTCAAGAATTATCTGATGCAAACTTTGATATTGTGATGGGTACGGCAACAGCCGCAATGCCAGCCTGGATGTTTAAAAAGTATCCGGATATCGCAAGAGTTGATTACCAAGGCAGACGTCACGTCTTTGGTCAGCGGCACAATTTCTGTCCGAACAGCAAGAATTATCAAAGACTGGATAGTGAGTTAGTTGAAAAATTGGCCCAGCACTACGCTGACAATCCGCATATCGTAGTTTGGCACGTGAACAATGAATACGGTGGCAACTGCTACTGTGGAAATTGTCAAAACTCCTTCCGTGACTGGTTGAGAAACAAATACAAGACCTTGGGTGCGCTCAACAAGGCTTGGAACATGAATGTTTGGAGTCACACGATTTATGACTGGGATGAAATTGTTGTTCCAAACGAGTTGGGGGATGCCTGGGGTCCAGAAGGAAGCGAAACTATTGTTGCTGGACTTTCAATTGATTACTTGCGCTTCCAATCAGAAAGTTTGCAAAACCTCTTCAAGATGGAAAAGGCGATTATCCAAAAGTATGATCCTGAAACGCCTGTAACTACAAACTTCCACAGTCTGCCAAACAAGATGATTGACTATCAAAAGTGGGCTAAAGACCAAGACATCATTTCTTACGATAGTTATCCAACTTATGATGCTCCTACTTACAAACCAGCATTCTTGTATGACTTAATGAGAAGCTTGAAGCATCAACCATTTATGTTGATGGAATCTGCACCTTCACAAGTTAACTGGCAGCCATACAGTCCATTGAAACGTCCTGGTCAAATGGCCGCAACTGAACTTCAAGCCGTTGCTCACGGTGCCGATACCGTTCAGTTCTTCCAGTTAAAGCAAGCAGTGGGTGGCTCTGAAAAATTTCACAGCGCAGTTATTGCTCACTCACAAAGAACAGATACTAGAGTCTTTCGTGAATTGACTGATTTAGGTCAAAAATTAAAGAAGGCTGGTCCAACAATCTTAGGTTCTAAGACTGAAGCAAAGGTAGCCATCGTCTTTGACTGGAGCAACTTCTGGTCATACGAATATGTTGATGGCATTACTCAAGATTTGAATTATGTTGACTCAATTTTGGACTACTACCGTCAATTTTATGAACGCAATATTCCAACCGATATTATTGGTGTTGATGATGACTTTAGTAACTATGACTTGGTTGTTGCACCAGTGCTTTACATGGTTAAAGCAGGTTTAGCTGAAAAGATCAACAGCTATGTTGAAAAGGGCGGCCACTTCGTTACTACCTACATGTCAGGTATGGTTGATTCAACTGACAATGTTTACCTTGGTGGCTATCCTGGTCCATTGAAAGATGTCACCGGCATCTGGGTTGAAGAAAGCGACGCAATGGTTCCAGGTCAAAAAGTTAGAGTTAAGATGGATGACAAGGAATACGAAACTAGCTTAATGTGTGATTTGATTCATCCAAATAAGGCGAAAGTTTTGGCAAGCTACGCTGATGAGTTTTACGCTGGCACTGCTGCGATTACTGAAAATGATTATGGCAAAGGCAAGGCTTGGTACGTTGGAACCAAGTTAGGTCACCAAGGTTTGACACAATTGTTCAACCACATTGTGCTTGAAACTGGAGTTGAATCATTAGTTTGCGACAGCCATAAGCTTGAAGTAACTAAGCGTGTCACAGCAGATGGCAAGGAACTTTACTTCGTGCTTAACATGAGCAATGAAGAAAGAGAATTGCCAAATAAATTTGCGGATTATGAAGACATCTTAACTGGTGAAAAAGCTAAGAGTTCAATGAAAGGATGGGATGTCCAAGTCTTAACCAAGTAA
- a CDS encoding LacI family DNA-binding transcriptional regulator: MTTIKEIAQKSGYSSATVSRLLNNDPNLSITADTKNKILEIANKLGYWKDHQEKEIKPTIALLYRTNHKEQLQDEYFTSLKQALVETVKQESMKMKTFYNAADLIENASLFQGFIGVGAAPIENAELVKLHEVLPNGVFVDTNPAPELFDSIRPNLTLTVKNAIDLFIKNSYESIGFIGGVGPKHDHIQENDPRSVAFAEYMKVRGKDDSNMFVSGPFSVENGYKLGKEVIKKCKNNLPDAFLIASDTLAVGVLQAFNEENINVPKDTAILSINNSNVVKYLSPPLSSYNINQQEMIDLALTMLTNLIIQPDRAHIDVNMNTNLVVRKSFIPKGE; the protein is encoded by the coding sequence ATGACAACTATTAAAGAAATTGCACAAAAGTCGGGGTATTCTTCTGCGACTGTTTCGCGGTTGCTCAATAATGATCCTAACTTATCAATTACTGCAGATACCAAAAATAAAATTTTAGAAATTGCTAATAAGCTTGGTTATTGGAAAGACCACCAAGAAAAGGAAATTAAGCCTACAATTGCGCTTCTTTACCGCACTAACCATAAAGAACAGTTGCAAGATGAGTATTTTACTTCTTTAAAGCAAGCCTTGGTAGAAACCGTTAAGCAAGAATCAATGAAGATGAAGACCTTTTATAATGCGGCTGACTTAATTGAAAATGCCTCATTGTTCCAAGGTTTTATTGGAGTAGGAGCAGCGCCAATCGAAAATGCTGAGTTGGTAAAATTGCACGAAGTTTTACCAAATGGGGTGTTTGTTGATACTAATCCAGCTCCCGAATTGTTCGATTCAATTAGACCTAACTTAACTTTAACAGTTAAGAATGCTATTGATTTGTTTATTAAAAACAGCTATGAATCGATTGGTTTTATTGGTGGTGTTGGCCCTAAGCATGATCATATTCAAGAAAATGATCCACGTTCCGTTGCCTTTGCGGAATATATGAAGGTTCGCGGAAAAGATGACAGCAACATGTTCGTTTCAGGACCATTCAGCGTTGAAAATGGTTATAAGCTTGGCAAAGAAGTAATAAAGAAGTGCAAGAACAATTTACCAGATGCATTTTTAATTGCTTCTGATACATTAGCAGTCGGTGTTTTACAAGCCTTTAACGAAGAAAATATTAACGTACCAAAAGATACCGCAATCTTGAGTATCAATAACAGTAATGTAGTGAAGTACTTATCACCACCACTTTCTTCTTACAACATCAACCAGCAGGAAATGATTGATTTAGCTTTAACTATGCTGACCAATTTAATTATTCAACCTGATCGTGCGCATATTGATGTGAATATGAACACTAACTTAGTGGTACGTAAAAGCTTTATTCCTAAAGGTGAGTAA
- a CDS encoding glycoside hydrolase family 2 TIM barrel-domain containing protein, which produces MKANIKWLDDPEVFRINQLPAHSDHPFYKDYREWQNHSSSFKQSLNGAWQFHFSKDPQSRPIDFYKRSFDSSSFDTIPVPSEIELNGYAQNQYTNILYPWESKIYRKPAYTLGRGIKDGDFSQGKDNTVGSYLKHFDLNPALAGHDIHIQFEGVERAMYVYLNGHFIGYAEDSFTPSEFDLTPYIQAKDNILAIEVFKHSTASWLEDQDMFRFSGIFRSVELLALPRTHLMDLDIKPTVVNDYHDGVFNAKLHFMGKTSGNVHVLVEDIDCKTLLNKKLPLKSTVEIENETFANVHLWDNHDPYLYQLIIEVHDQDGKLVELIPYQFGFRKIEITKDHVVLLNGKRLIINGVNRHEWDAKRGRSITLADMKQDIATFKHNNINAVRTCHYPNQIPWYYLCDQNGIYMMAENNLESHGTWQKLGQVEATSNVPGSIPEWREVVVDRARSNYETFKNHTAILFWSLGNESYAGSNIAAMNKFYKDQDSSRLTHYEGVFHAPEFKKEISDLESCMYLPPKEAEEYLQNPKKPLVECEYMHDMCNSDGGMGSYIKLIDKYPQYMGGFIWDFIDQALLVHDPVSGQDVLRYGGDFDDRHSDYEFSGDGLMFADRTPKPAMQEVRYYYGLHK; this is translated from the coding sequence ATGAAAGCAAATATCAAATGGCTTGATGATCCCGAAGTATTCAGGATTAATCAACTGCCAGCTCACAGTGATCATCCCTTTTACAAAGATTACCGTGAATGGCAAAACCACAGCAGCAGTTTTAAACAAAGCCTCAACGGTGCCTGGCAGTTTCATTTTTCAAAAGATCCTCAAAGCCGGCCCATTGATTTTTACAAACGCAGCTTTGACTCATCTTCCTTTGACACCATCCCCGTTCCTAGTGAAATTGAATTAAACGGCTACGCCCAAAATCAATACACTAACATTCTGTATCCCTGGGAAAGCAAAATCTATCGTAAACCTGCCTACACCCTGGGGCGCGGCATCAAGGATGGCGATTTTAGTCAAGGAAAAGACAACACAGTCGGTTCATATCTTAAACACTTTGACTTAAATCCTGCTTTAGCCGGCCATGACATCCATATTCAATTCGAAGGCGTTGAACGGGCCATGTATGTCTATCTCAACGGTCACTTCATCGGTTACGCCGAAGATAGTTTCACACCTTCCGAATTCGATCTTACACCTTACATTCAAGCAAAAGACAACATCTTAGCTATCGAAGTCTTCAAACACAGCACTGCTTCCTGGCTAGAAGATCAAGATATGTTTAGATTCTCCGGTATTTTTCGTTCAGTTGAACTCTTAGCCTTACCTCGGACTCATCTAATGGATCTAGATATCAAACCAACTGTTGTTAATGATTACCATGACGGTGTCTTCAACGCTAAATTGCACTTTATGGGTAAAACCAGTGGCAATGTCCACGTCTTAGTTGAAGACATCGATTGCAAAACTTTGCTTAATAAAAAGTTGCCACTTAAATCAACCGTTGAAATTGAAAACGAAACTTTTGCCAATGTTCACCTATGGGACAACCATGACCCATACCTTTATCAATTAATCATTGAAGTTCATGACCAAGATGGCAAATTAGTTGAACTTATTCCTTACCAATTTGGTTTTAGAAAAATTGAAATTACCAAGGATCATGTGGTTTTGCTTAACGGCAAAAGATTAATCATCAACGGCGTTAATCGTCACGAATGGGATGCTAAGCGTGGCCGCAGCATTACCCTAGCCGACATGAAGCAAGACATTGCTACCTTTAAACATAACAACATCAATGCCGTTAGAACCTGCCACTATCCAAATCAAATTCCTTGGTACTATCTCTGCGATCAAAACGGAATTTACATGATGGCGGAAAACAATTTGGAGTCCCACGGCACCTGGCAAAAGTTAGGCCAAGTTGAAGCTACTTCCAATGTACCCGGCAGCATCCCCGAATGGCGTGAAGTCGTCGTCGACCGTGCCCGCAGCAATTATGAAACCTTCAAGAATCACACTGCAATCTTATTCTGGTCACTTGGCAACGAATCATATGCCGGCAGCAACATCGCCGCTATGAACAAATTCTACAAAGATCAGGATTCTTCTCGCCTCACCCACTACGAAGGCGTCTTCCATGCACCAGAATTTAAGAAAGAAATCTCAGACCTTGAAAGCTGTATGTATTTGCCACCTAAAGAGGCAGAAGAATATCTCCAAAATCCTAAAAAGCCACTTGTCGAATGTGAATACATGCACGACATGTGCAACTCCGACGGTGGCATGGGCTCTTACATCAAGCTAATTGATAAATACCCTCAGTACATGGGCGGCTTTATCTGGGACTTCATCGATCAGGCTCTGCTTGTACATGATCCAGTCAGCGGACAGGACGTATTGCGTTACGGTGGCGACTTTGATGATCGTCACTCCGATTATGAATTCTCTGGCGACGGTTTAATGTTCGCAGACCGCACACCCAAACCAGCAATGCAGGAGGTTAGATACTACTATGGCTTACACAAATAA
- a CDS encoding beta-galactosidase small subunit: protein MAYTNNLHVVYGEASLGVNGQDFAYLFSYERGGLESLKIKDKEWLYRTPTPTFWRATTDNDRGSGFNQKAAQWLGADMFTKCVGIHVQVDDHQFDELPVAPINNQFSNQEFAHEVKVAFDYETLTTPAIKVKIIYNINDAGHMTITMHYFGKKGLPPLPVIGMRFIMPTKAKSFDYTGLSGETYPDRMAGAERGTFHIDGLPVTKYLVPQENGMHMQTNELVITRNSTQNNADKDGDFSLKITQTKQPFNFSLLPYTAEELENATHIEELPLARRSVLVIAGAVRGVGGIDSWGSDVEEQYHIDPEQDHEFSFTLN, encoded by the coding sequence ATGGCTTACACAAATAATTTACACGTCGTTTATGGCGAAGCTAGTTTAGGAGTTAATGGTCAAGATTTCGCCTATTTATTCAGCTACGAGCGTGGTGGCCTTGAATCTTTGAAAATCAAGGACAAAGAATGGCTTTACCGCACGCCTACACCAACTTTTTGGCGGGCGACCACCGATAACGATCGCGGTAGCGGCTTTAATCAAAAAGCAGCCCAATGGCTAGGAGCTGACATGTTCACTAAATGTGTGGGTATTCACGTTCAAGTTGACGATCACCAATTCGACGAATTGCCTGTCGCTCCAATCAATAATCAATTTAGCAATCAGGAATTCGCCCATGAAGTAAAAGTGGCTTTTGACTACGAAACTTTAACTACTCCTGCAATCAAAGTCAAAATCATTTACAATATTAATGATGCTGGTCACATGACGATTACCATGCATTATTTTGGTAAAAAAGGCTTGCCGCCTTTGCCTGTTATCGGAATGAGATTCATTATGCCAACCAAGGCTAAAAGTTTTGACTATACTGGCTTGTCTGGTGAAACCTACCCTGACAGAATGGCTGGAGCAGAACGCGGAACTTTCCACATTGACGGCTTGCCAGTTACTAAGTATCTTGTACCACAGGAAAACGGAATGCACATGCAGACTAATGAATTAGTCATCACCCGTAATTCTACGCAAAACAATGCGGACAAAGATGGCGACTTTAGTTTAAAGATTACGCAAACTAAGCAGCCATTTAACTTCAGTTTACTGCCATACACTGCAGAAGAATTAGAAAATGCTACCCATATTGAAGAGTTGCCATTGGCTCGTAGAAGCGTATTGGTAATCGCGGGAGCTGTTCGCGGTGTAGGCGGCATCGACAGCTGGGGCTCCGATGTAGAAGAGCAATACCACATCGATCCTGAGCAAGATCATGAATTCTCATTTACGCTAAATTAA
- the galE gene encoding UDP-glucose 4-epimerase GalE has product MKVLVIGGAGYIGSHAVRELVKEGNDVVVLDALYTGHRKAVDPKAKFYQGDIEDTFLVSKILRDEKIDAVMHFAAYSLVPESVKKPLKYYDNNVAGMISLLKAMNDAGTKYLVFSSSAATYGIPKKLPITEDTPLNPINPYGETKMMMEKIMAWADKADGIKYTALRYFNVAGASSDGTIGEDHAPETHLIPNILKSAISGDGKFTIFGDDYNTKDGTNVRDYVQVEDLIDAHILALKHMMKINKSDVFNLGTAHGYSNLEILESAKKVTGIDIPYTMGPRRGGDPDSLVADSTKARTILGWKPKHENVDDVIATAWKWHKSHPKGYEDK; this is encoded by the coding sequence ATGAAAGTTTTAGTTATCGGCGGTGCCGGCTATATCGGCTCACACGCTGTTCGTGAATTAGTTAAGGAAGGCAACGATGTCGTTGTTCTTGATGCTTTGTACACCGGTCACAGAAAAGCCGTTGATCCCAAGGCCAAGTTTTACCAAGGTGATATCGAAGATACCTTCTTAGTTTCAAAGATTTTACGTGATGAAAAGATCGATGCTGTTATGCACTTTGCTGCATATTCATTGGTACCTGAATCAGTTAAGAAACCACTTAAGTACTACGACAACAACGTTGCTGGAATGATTTCACTTTTGAAAGCAATGAATGACGCTGGTACTAAGTACTTAGTCTTCTCAAGTTCAGCCGCTACCTACGGCATCCCTAAGAAGTTGCCAATCACAGAAGACACCCCACTTAACCCAATCAACCCATACGGTGAAACCAAGATGATGATGGAAAAGATCATGGCTTGGGCCGACAAGGCTGACGGCATTAAGTACACTGCTCTTCGCTACTTCAACGTTGCTGGTGCTTCAAGCGACGGTACAATCGGTGAAGACCACGCTCCAGAAACTCACCTTATTCCAAACATTTTGAAGAGTGCTATTTCTGGTGACGGCAAGTTTACCATCTTCGGTGATGACTACAACACTAAAGACGGTACTAATGTCCGTGACTACGTTCAAGTTGAAGACTTAATTGACGCTCACATCTTAGCTTTAAAGCACATGATGAAGATCAACAAGTCAGATGTCTTTAACTTGGGTACTGCTCACGGCTACTCAAACCTTGAAATTTTGGAAAGTGCTAAGAAAGTTACCGGTATCGACATCCCTTACACTATGGGACCACGTCGTGGCGGTGACCCTGACTCACTTGTTGCCGACTCAACTAAGGCAAGAACCATTTTAGGCTGGAAGCCAAAGCACGAAAATGTCGACGATGTAATCGCAACCGCTTGGAAGTGGCACAAGAGTCACCCAAAGGGCTACGAAGACAAGTAA
- a CDS encoding SLAP domain-containing protein: MKLRNKITLISAATLMALSPAATVLSNNPSVVQAAKVSKKTITTNQFDNFRYNGNGKELSGFVKKNTTLPRLSGLVTIKGKKYYRVGKNTYVRADAVAKIDNKNTLLLNYNSYVYNNKGKRVKVPTLKKNLPILFYNTKTIKGKKYYRIGKNQYVKAANVGVVNGKIQYVDETYVTVKADKTHSYTKDGYANDTQYKKGQKVRVDQFIYTPASGSDDFAAFNDDSAVPFYRIKGEKDAYLSSLDVTPRKAMKAVNYDDLHYTFAEYTQPADMPIYTINGTPSDVVVPHAATNAERQINVDRLMYIWVPSEKKAELFYHISSQYVMAPEGDVYTIGKAHKFVGDGFVKQSDVKVSGLELKPVNTPEEAEQDSKTATVGDKQALQNEIDKHTDVEKSDAYRLTSRNKREAYDTQLKLAQDVEKSNTSTIAAVKLAVWSLQQKTNDLDGAKVHVKNVNQLTEAEARKVYRVAYNANDVYTPQYNYLITIRFSDHNRRLSMNVRHYSKATQDPKFLVSSTDTELKISDYATDK, encoded by the coding sequence ATGAAACTAAGAAACAAAATTACATTAATTTCCGCAGCTACTTTAATGGCATTGAGCCCAGCTGCCACAGTTTTAAGCAATAATCCATCAGTCGTTCAAGCCGCTAAGGTAAGTAAGAAGACGATTACTACCAATCAATTTGATAACTTTCGCTACAATGGTAATGGTAAAGAATTAAGTGGCTTTGTTAAGAAGAACACTACTTTGCCACGCTTGAGCGGTTTAGTAACAATCAAGGGTAAGAAGTATTACCGTGTTGGCAAAAACACTTATGTAAGAGCAGATGCGGTTGCCAAGATTGACAACAAGAACACTCTTTTACTCAATTACAATTCCTACGTTTATAACAACAAGGGCAAGCGTGTTAAGGTACCAACTTTAAAGAAAAATCTTCCAATCCTTTTTTACAATACAAAGACAATCAAGGGTAAAAAGTACTACCGCATTGGCAAGAATCAATATGTCAAGGCAGCTAATGTGGGAGTAGTTAATGGCAAAATTCAATATGTTGACGAAACTTATGTAACAGTGAAAGCAGATAAAACTCACAGCTACACCAAAGACGGCTATGCCAACGATACCCAATACAAAAAGGGACAAAAGGTTAGGGTAGATCAATTTATTTACACACCAGCAAGTGGTTCAGATGATTTTGCTGCATTCAATGATGATTCAGCTGTTCCATTTTATAGAATTAAGGGTGAAAAGGATGCTTACTTGTCATCATTGGATGTTACTCCACGTAAGGCAATGAAGGCAGTTAACTATGATGATCTCCACTACACTTTTGCTGAATATACCCAACCAGCTGACATGCCAATCTACACAATCAACGGTACGCCTTCTGATGTCGTTGTTCCACATGCCGCAACTAATGCAGAAAGACAGATTAATGTAGATCGCTTGATGTACATCTGGGTTCCAAGTGAGAAAAAGGCAGAATTGTTCTACCACATTAGTAGTCAATACGTAATGGCCCCAGAAGGGGATGTTTACACTATAGGCAAAGCTCATAAATTTGTTGGCGATGGTTTCGTTAAGCAAAGCGATGTCAAGGTTAGTGGTCTTGAATTAAAGCCAGTAAATACTCCTGAGGAAGCTGAACAAGATAGCAAGACCGCAACAGTTGGTGACAAGCAAGCTTTACAAAATGAAATCGATAAGCATACAGATGTTGAAAAGAGTGACGCATATCGCTTAACTAGTCGTAATAAACGTGAAGCTTATGATACTCAACTTAAGTTAGCTCAAGATGTTGAAAAATCGAATACTTCAACGATTGCTGCAGTTAAGCTCGCAGTTTGGAGCTTGCAACAAAAGACTAACGACTTAGACGGTGCGAAGGTTCATGTTAAAAACGTTAACCAATTAACTGAAGCAGAAGCTAGAAAAGTGTACCGTGTAGCTTATAATGCAAATGATGTTTACACGCCTCAATATAACTATCTGATTACTATTCGTTTTAGCGATCACAATCGTAGATTGAGCATGAACGTTCGTCATTATAGTAAGGCTACTCAAGATCCTAAGTTTTTGGTTAGTTCTACTGACACTGAATTGAAGATTTCTGATTACGCAACTGATAAGTAA
- a CDS encoding lipoprotein, giving the protein MKRKLTVLVAISAALTLAGCSQSTQGNTQSEQSKSGQVSKKSSNNSNTSSDSSSKSSDSDKLSAENMDYKTTASAIAVYASQKYGDTWEIAVNAAKQNHLSVAFRSKAETGITSDNSGYVYEVSGTGKSSNARYMLSGDGANKQITIFVKQRNVGTASLSDIVNYLNDKNDADLVNQLAKNAELNAKLEGDGATTKDTANVNSVIPAALQGTWYTADTGNGNIDTLTVTGNKINDEAGFSMNVKKDNTNSSSDSLSGYMKQTTMNGINFYSFTNMGQEPGQGSTYLARHTENGQDVIVSANSKGTTNAVYWKTRDLAKQNSNKQFSDLQY; this is encoded by the coding sequence TTGAAACGCAAATTAACCGTACTTGTGGCAATCTCAGCCGCTTTAACTTTGGCAGGATGCTCACAAAGTACACAAGGAAATACACAATCAGAACAATCTAAGAGCGGTCAAGTTTCTAAGAAGAGCTCAAACAACAGCAATACCTCATCAGACTCTAGTTCGAAGAGCAGTGATTCAGATAAGCTCTCTGCAGAAAACATGGACTACAAGACTACCGCTAGTGCAATTGCGGTTTATGCTTCACAAAAGTATGGTGATACCTGGGAGATCGCAGTAAATGCTGCTAAGCAAAATCATTTGAGCGTAGCTTTTAGAAGCAAGGCTGAAACTGGTATTACTTCAGACAATAGCGGCTATGTTTACGAAGTTAGTGGTACAGGCAAGAGCAGTAACGCTCGTTATATGCTTAGCGGCGATGGTGCTAATAAGCAAATCACTATTTTTGTAAAGCAACGTAATGTTGGCACAGCTAGCTTATCTGACATTGTAAACTACCTAAATGATAAAAATGATGCAGATTTAGTTAACCAATTAGCTAAAAACGCTGAATTAAATGCTAAACTTGAAGGCGATGGTGCTACAACTAAGGATACTGCTAATGTAAATAGCGTAATTCCAGCAGCTCTTCAAGGTACTTGGTACACTGCTGATACTGGTAATGGCAATATCGATACTTTGACTGTTACAGGCAACAAGATCAACGATGAAGCCGGCTTTAGCATGAACGTTAAGAAGGATAATACCAATAGTTCATCTGATTCATTATCAGGCTACATGAAGCAAACTACCATGAATGGCATTAACTTCTACAGTTTCACTAATATGGGTCAAGAACCTGGTCAAGGTAGCACTTACTTAGCTCGTCATACCGAAAATGGTCAAGATGTGATTGTTTCAGCTAACTCCAAAGGTACAACTAATGCTGTATACTGGAAGACTAGAGATTTGGCTAAGCAAAACTCAAATAAGCAATTTAGCGATTTGCAGTACTAA
- the glnA gene encoding type I glutamate--ammonia ligase — translation MSKQYTTEEIRKEVADKDVRFLRLCFTDINGTEKAVEVPTSQLDKVLTNDIRFDGSSIDGFVRLEESDMVLYPDLSTWSVLPWGDEHGGKIGRLICSVHTTDGKLFAGDPRNNLKRVLGEMKEAGFDTFDIGFEMEFHLFKLDENGNWTTEVPDHASYFDMTSDDEGARCRREIVETLEEIGFEVEAAHHEVGDGQQEIDFRFDDALTTADRCQTFKMVARHIARKHGLFATFMAKPVEGQAGNGMHNNMSLFKNKHNVFYDKDGEFHLSNTALYFLNGILEHARAITAIGNPTVNSYKRLIPGFEAPCYIAWAAKNRSPLVRIPSAGEINTRLEMRSADPTANPYLLLAACLTAGLNGIKEQKMPMKPVEENIFEMSEEERAEHGIKPLPTTLHNAIKAFKADDLIKSALGEHLTHSFIESKELEWSKYSQSVSDWERQRYMNW, via the coding sequence ATGAGTAAACAATATACTACAGAAGAAATTAGAAAAGAAGTAGCAGACAAAGACGTAAGATTTTTACGTTTATGCTTCACTGATATTAACGGTACTGAAAAGGCTGTTGAAGTACCAACTAGTCAATTGGATAAAGTGTTGACTAATGATATTCGTTTTGACGGTTCTTCAATTGACGGCTTTGTTCGTCTTGAAGAAAGTGACATGGTTTTATACCCTGACTTATCAACTTGGTCAGTATTGCCATGGGGTGACGAACACGGTGGCAAGATTGGTCGTTTGATTTGTTCAGTTCACACGACTGATGGTAAGCTATTTGCAGGTGATCCGAGAAACAACTTGAAGCGTGTTCTTGGTGAAATGAAAGAAGCTGGTTTCGATACCTTTGATATCGGCTTTGAAATGGAATTCCACCTCTTCAAGTTAGATGAAAATGGTAACTGGACTACTGAAGTTCCAGACCACGCATCATACTTTGACATGACTTCAGATGACGAAGGTGCACGTTGCCGTCGTGAAATCGTTGAAACTTTGGAAGAAATTGGTTTCGAAGTTGAAGCTGCTCACCACGAAGTTGGTGATGGTCAACAAGAAATCGACTTTAGATTCGATGATGCTTTAACTACTGCTGACAGATGCCAAACCTTTAAGATGGTTGCTCGTCACATTGCTAGAAAGCATGGTTTGTTTGCTACATTTATGGCTAAGCCTGTTGAAGGTCAAGCCGGAAACGGTATGCACAACAACATGTCACTCTTCAAGAACAAGCACAATGTCTTCTACGACAAAGATGGTGAATTCCACCTTTCAAACACTGCACTTTACTTCTTGAACGGTATTTTGGAACATGCTCGTGCAATTACTGCAATTGGTAACCCAACTGTTAACTCATACAAGCGTTTGATTCCTGGTTTTGAAGCACCTTGCTACATTGCTTGGGCTGCTAAGAACCGTTCACCACTTGTTCGTATTCCAAGTGCTGGTGAAATTAACACCCGTTTGGAAATGCGTTCAGCTGACCCAACTGCTAACCCATACTTGTTGCTTGCTGCATGTTTGACTGCTGGTCTTAATGGTATCAAGGAACAAAAGATGCCAATGAAGCCAGTTGAAGAAAACATCTTTGAAATGTCAGAAGAAGAAAGAGCAGAACATGGCATCAAGCCACTTCCAACTACTCTTCACAACGCAATTAAGGCATTTAAGGCTGATGACTTAATCAAGAGCGCTTTGGGTGAACACTTAACTCACAGCTTTATCGAATCAAAAGAATTAGAATGGTCCAAGTACTCACAATCTGTTTCAGATTGGGAACGTCAACGTTACATGAATTGGTAA